Part of the Pseudomonas chlororaphis genome, GCGCCAGGGCTTCCAGTTGCAGGAAACGGCCGGCGTCAATCCCCGTATCGAGCAGCAGCGACTCTGGTTCGCCAGCAACCCGTCGTTCCTCGAAGGGGCCGGTGAACGCGGCAGCCTCTACATCCACTACATCGTCGAACGCCTCGAAGAACGCAACATGCCGCTGGAGCTGGCCCTGCTGCCAGTGATCGAAAGCGCCTACAACCCCATGGCCTACTCCCGGGCCAACGCGGTGGGGCTATGGCAATTCATCCCGTCCACGGGGCGTTATTTCAACCTGCGCCAGACCCGTTTCTATGACGGACGCCGCGACATCACCGCGTCCACCACGGCCGCCATGGACTACCTGACGCGGCTGCACGACATGTTCAACGGCGACTGGCTGCTTGCCCTGGCGGCCTACAACGCCGGCGAAGGCACGGTCAGCCGCGCCATCGAGCGCAACGAGAAGCTCGGCCTGCCCACCGACTACTGGAACCTGCCACTGCCCGCCGAGACCCAGGCCTATGTGCCCAAGCTGCTGGCATTGTCCCAGGTGGTGCTCGCCCCCGATGCCTATGGCGTGAACCTCAACCCGATCGCCAACGAACCCTACTTCCAGGTCGTCGAGATCAACCAGCGCATGGACCTGTCCAAGGTCGCGGCGGTGGCCAATATCGACGAGGACGAGCTGTTCCAGCTCAACCCGGCCTTCAAGCAGCGCACCACGATCGACGGCCCGCAACATTTGCTCGTACCCACCTCCAAGGCCCAGTTGCTGACCGCCAGCCTGTCGACCATGCGCCCGGAGGAGTTGATCAGCCCGCGCTCGCTCAAACCGGTCTTCGAAACCGCCGACGACAGCGAAGTCGAAGGCGCCCGGCGCAGCTACCGGGTCAAGCGCGGCGACAACCTGGCCCAGATCGCCAAGGCCAACAATGTCCAGACCAAGGACCTGCAACGCTGGAACAAGCTGAGCGGCAACAAACTCAAGGTTGGCCAGACCCTGGTGATGCAGGACACCAAGGCTCCCAAGGCCAACGGCAAGCGCATCAACACCGTGGTGGCCGCCAACAGCAAGGACCAGAAGAAGCAGACCCAGTACAAGGTCAAGCAAGGTGACTCGCTGTACGTGGTGGCCAAACGCTTCAACGTCGAGATGCAACATCTCAAGCGCTGGAACCCGCGGATGGGCAAGGCGCTCAAGCCCGGGCAGATGCTGACGGTCTACTCCCCGCACTGACAGTCATGTAGCCGGGGCAGCTTTGTGGCGAGGGAGCTTGCTCCCGCTGGGTTGCGCAGCAACCCCAAAAGCAGCGACTCAATCATCTCTCACACCGAGGTGCCAGGTTCGGGGTCGCTTCGCACCCCAGCGGGAGCAAGGCCCCTCGCCACAGCTCAAGCAAACCCTGAAGCTTTGAGCCCCCGCCTTTTTCCTGCCGATACAAGCTGTTACTGTACCTGCCATAACGCCCAAGCCGCCTGGATCGGATCTCAGACTTGATACGTCCCCTCCTCTTGCTCCTGATCAGCCTGGCCTTGAGTCCCTGCGCCAGCGCCACCATCAGCGAAAGCCATGGCTATGCGCAGTTCGGCACGCTCAAGTACCCGGCCAGATTCACCCACTTCGACTGGGTCAATCCGCAAGCGCCCAAGGGCGGTACCTTGCGGGTCATGGCATTCGGCACTTTCGATACACTCAACCCGTATACCTTCAAGGGCAGCAGTCCGGTTTCCACGCCTAATTTCCTGCAATACGGCATCAACGAGCTGAACGAACCGTTGATGGTCGGCACCGGCCAGTACGCGCCGTCCGGCGATGAGCCGACGTCCAGCTACGGTCTGATCGCCCAGTCGGTGGAGTACAGCGAAGACCGCAGCTGGGTGGTGTTCAACCTGCGACCCGAAGCGCGGTTCCATGACGGCGTGCCGATCACCGCCTACGACGTGGCCTTCTCCTACCGCACCTTGCTCAAGGACGGTCACCCGCAATACCGCACCAACCTGCAGGAAGTGCTACGGGTCGATATCCTCAACCCACTCAAGATCCGCTTTGTCTTCAAGCGCGCCGGCAACCCCCTGTTGATCCTGCGCCTGGGCGAACTGCCCGTGCTGCCCCAACATTACTGGAAAGGCCGCGACTTCAAGGCAACGACCTTCGAGCCGCCCCTGGGCAGCGGGCCATACCGCATCACCAAGGTGCAACCGGGCCGCCAACTGGTGTTCGAGCGGGTCAAGGATTACTGGGGCAAGGACCTGCCGGTCAATCGTGGCAAGTACAACGTCGACCGCATGGAGGTGGAGTTCTACCGCGACAGCGATGTCGCCTTCGAAGCCTTCAAGGCGGGTGAGTTCGACATCTACATCGAGCACCAGGCCAAGAACTGGGCCAACGGCTACGAGTTCCCGGCAGTCAGGCGCGGCGAAGTGATCAAGGCGCAGATCCCC contains:
- a CDS encoding ABC transporter substrate-binding protein, which produces MIRPLLLLLISLALSPCASATISESHGYAQFGTLKYPARFTHFDWVNPQAPKGGTLRVMAFGTFDTLNPYTFKGSSPVSTPNFLQYGINELNEPLMVGTGQYAPSGDEPTSSYGLIAQSVEYSEDRSWVVFNLRPEARFHDGVPITAYDVAFSYRTLLKDGHPQYRTNLQEVLRVDILNPLKIRFVFKRAGNPLLILRLGELPVLPQHYWKGRDFKATTFEPPLGSGPYRITKVQPGRQLVFERVKDYWGKDLPVNRGKYNVDRMEVEFYRDSDVAFEAFKAGEFDIYIEHQAKNWANGYEFPAVRRGEVIKAQIPHQIPTQTQGLFMNTRRATFAQVKVREALGLMFDFEWTNRTLFSSAYKRTLSYYPNSEFSASGLPVGHEWLLLKPYREQLPPRLFTEPFSLPQTDGRGIPRETLRKALGLLKEAGWTLNGQRLLDADSRPLSFEILLVNPNLERILQPYVENLASIGIQARLRTVDRAQYKQRLDQFDFDMILLTLNQTLSPGLEQWQYFHSSQVGVKGSKNYAGIADPVVDHLLEKLLAAQTRDEQVAAGKALDRVLLWQHYCIPNWYLNYHRLAYRNRFAFVTTPPYTLGLSAWWLKSSEKDQ
- a CDS encoding lytic transglycosylase, with the translated sequence MSSSIRRSAQSDTLTRLAQAIAVAVSATLAGCQSTSQVPQTDAAHTPNLAARAKQKPLWLSEKPSPQVPQDVWERMRQGFQLQETAGVNPRIEQQRLWFASNPSFLEGAGERGSLYIHYIVERLEERNMPLELALLPVIESAYNPMAYSRANAVGLWQFIPSTGRYFNLRQTRFYDGRRDITASTTAAMDYLTRLHDMFNGDWLLALAAYNAGEGTVSRAIERNEKLGLPTDYWNLPLPAETQAYVPKLLALSQVVLAPDAYGVNLNPIANEPYFQVVEINQRMDLSKVAAVANIDEDELFQLNPAFKQRTTIDGPQHLLVPTSKAQLLTASLSTMRPEELISPRSLKPVFETADDSEVEGARRSYRVKRGDNLAQIAKANNVQTKDLQRWNKLSGNKLKVGQTLVMQDTKAPKANGKRINTVVAANSKDQKKQTQYKVKQGDSLYVVAKRFNVEMQHLKRWNPRMGKALKPGQMLTVYSPH